One segment of Pyricularia oryzae 70-15 chromosome 3, whole genome shotgun sequence DNA contains the following:
- a CDS encoding COP9 signalosome complex subunit 5: MDVAMKSWELDNNVKLVDPSRDALYNYDAESQKAINQQRPWAKDPNYFKSVRISAIALIKMVMHARSGGSLEVMGMMQGYVDGTALVVTDAFRLPVEGTETRVNAHDEANEYLVEYLRLSREQGRLENVVGWYHSHPGYGCWLSGIDVSTQFLQQQFMDPFVAVVIDPDRTISAGKVEIGAFRTYPENYKAEEASTSDGYQPVPLAKAEDFGAHASRYYALETEHFKSTLDAHLLELLWNKYWVQTLSQSPLITNRDYGNKQMLDLGSRIRDVVGVMQRNGRSGQSGYGMALGGASGTSKAVESAIETMARDSMHVAASQRAALMAGELKAKVFTGQAEPSAAS; encoded by the exons ATGGATGTTGCTATGAAGTCGTGGG AGCTCGACAACAACGTCAAACTGGTCGACCCATCTCGCGATGCCCTCTACAACTACGACGCCGAGTCCCAAAAGGCAATCAACCAGCAAAGGCCATGGGCCAAGGACCCAAACTACTTCAAGTCTGTGCGCATCAGCGCCATCGCCCTGATCAAGATGGTGATGCACGCCCGGTccggcggctcgctcgaggTCATGGGGATGATGCAGGGCTACGTGGACGGGACGGCGCTCGTGGTCACGGACGCCTTCAGGCTTCCGGTAGAAGGCACCGAGACGAGGGTTAACGCGCACGACGAGGCAAATGAGTACCTGGTCGAGTACCTCCGGCTCAGCCGCGAGCAGGGCAGGCTGGAGAACGTGGTCGGGTGGTACCACAGCCACCCCGGGTACGGGTGCTGGCTGTCGGGCATCGACGTGAGCACGCAGTTCCTGCAGCAGCAGTTCATGGACCCCTTCGTCGCTGTTGTCATCGACCCGGACCGCACCATCAGCGCCGGCAAGGTCGAGATCGGCGCCTTTAGGACCTATCCCGAGAACTacaaggccgaggaggccagcACGTCGGATGGGTACCAGCCAGTGCCCCTGGCCAAAGCTGAGGACTTTGGCGCCCACGCGAGCAGGTACTACGCCCTTGAGACGGAGCACTTCAAGAGTACCCTCGACGCCCACCTTCTGGAGTTACTGTGGAACAAGTACTGGGTCCAGACCCTGTCGCAGAGCCCCCTCATCACCAATCGTGACTACGGCAACAAGCAGATGCTCGACCTGGGAAGCAGGATCAGGGACGTTGTTGGCGTCATGCAGCGCAACGGCCGCTCCGGTCAGTCGGGTTACGGCATGGCCTTGGGAGGCGCCTCCGGCACCAGTAAAGCTGTCGAGAGCGCCATCGAGACCATGGCCAGGGACAGCATGCACGTTGCCGCCAGCCAGAGGGCCGCTCTGATGGCGGGTGAGCTAAAGGCAAAGGTGTTTACCGGCCAGGCTGAGCCGTCGGCTGCGTCGTAG
- a CDS encoding glutamyl-tRNA synthetase, translating into MLAWPGPAWRACGGCGRATTARLGRKFIQHAAAAKASVTGAASTGRQQSSKTKPAEKPARTRFAPSPTGFLHLGSLRTALFNYLLAKATGGQFLLRLEDTDRTRIVPDAEARLYQDLRWAGLVWDEGPDVGGPSGPYRQSERLGHYSKYAQQLLDSGRAYRCFCTREELAASQLGSQADSGAGGRYPGTCLAVSADESEERAARGDAHVIRFRSNTTPFTVPDLVYRRFRKKHMEDDFIIMKSDGFPTYHFANVVDDHLMDVTHVIRGAEWLISTPMHCDLYDALGWKEPIFAHVGLLVNKDRQKLSKRNSDIHISSYQEQNILPEALVDFVAHLGWRAPSKKGALTLSDLVDHFDLKFTKGDIVTDLDKIQYHQVQHLVKHLENETVAREQDSLGSIVDTVSRMISSVAKPTDGLHAALKGLPDSTERREYIRAALRLLSNKAWPLGKVVEGNVHLFWRPTSQQLGDSLPQLRASLGSIAINNADGDVHGALTLIQDALKGISEDKWEAETLKNSMSSIHSAISCRDVEGNEIPHAHYKPWRWFLLGSNPGPAIHSILELLGREETLGRLEEAMNVLERSQEGSVNDATAAQA; encoded by the exons ATGCTCGCATGGCCAGGCCCAGCATGGAGAGCGTGCGGCGGCTGCGGTCGGGCAACGACGGCTCGTCTGGGGCGTAAATTCATCCAGCACGCAGCGGCAGCAAAAGCATCCGTAACAGGAGCAGCATCAACGGGGCGACAGCAGAGCAGCAAAACAAAACCCGCAGAAAAGCCGGCGCGGACCCGTTTTGCCCCGTCTCCCACCGGGTTCCTGCACCTCGGCTCCCTCCGCACCGCCCTGTTCAACTACCTGCTCGCCAAGGCGACAGGCGGACAGTTCCTGCTCCGGCTCGAGGACACGGACCGGACGCGGATAGTCCCCGACGCCGAGGCACGCCTCTACCAGGATCTGAGGTGGGCGGGCCTGGTGTGGGACGAAGGGCCGGACGTGGGCGGGCCGAGCGGGCCGTACAGGCAGTCGGAACGGCTGGGGCACTACTCCAAGTACGCGCAGCAGCTGCTCGACAGCGGCCGGGCGTACCGCTGCTTCTGCACGCGGGAGGAGCTTGCGGCATCGCAGCTCGGGTCGCAGGCCGACAGCGGCGCCGGTGGACGCtacccggggacgtgcttgGCCGTGTCGGCCGACGAGTCCGAGGAGAGGGCCGCGAGGGGCGATGCGCACGTGATTCGGTTCAGGAGCAACACCACGCCCTTCACCGTGCCGGACCTGGTGTACCGCCGCTTCAGGAAGAAGCACATGGAGGATGACTTTATCATCATGAAGAGCGATGGATTCCCGACGTACCATTTCGCAAATGTCGTGGACGACCACCTCATGGATGTTACCCACGTCATCAGGGGAGCC GAATGGTTGATATCGACGCCTATGCACTGTGACCTCTACGACGCCCTGGGCTGGAAGGAACCGATATTCGCCCATGTCGGCCTGCTGGTCAACAAGGACCGCCAGAAACTAAGCAAGCGCAACTCGGACATCCATATCTCTTCTTACCAAGAGCAAAACATACTCCCCGAGGCCCTCGTAGACTTTGTTGCCCATCTCGGTTGGCGGGCCCCTTCGAAGAAGGGAGCGCTGACTCTGTCAGATCTCGTCGATCAC TTCGATTTGAAATTTACCAAAGGAGACATCGTAACAGACCTCGACAAGATCCAATATCACCAGGTTCAGCATCTCGTTAAACACCTAGAAAACGAAACCGTGGCAAGGGAGCAAGATTCCCTTGGCTCTATCGTTGATACCGTCTCCCGCATGATTAGTAGTGTCGCGAAGCCTACAGACGGCCTGCATGCTGCCCTGAAAGGCCTACCCGACAGCACGGAGAGGCGAGAGTACATCCGCGCCGCGCTTCGTCTGCTGAGCAACAAAGCTTGGCCACTCGGAAAGGTTGTCGAGGGCAACGTGCATCTCTTCTGGCGTCCTACTAGCCAACAACTGGGTGATAGTTTGCCTCAGCTCCGGGCGTCACTGGGCTCCATCGCTATCAACAATGCGGATGGCGATGTTCATGGTGCTCTGACGCTTATTCAAGACGCCCTCAAAGGCATCAGCGAGGACAAGTGGGAAGCTGAAACCCTCAAAAATTCCATGTCATCGATACATTCGGCCATAAGTTGTCGGGATGTCGAAGGAAACGAGATACCGCATGCACACTACAAACCCTGGAGGTGGTTTCTTCTCGGATCAAACCCAGGCCCAGCCATACACTCAATTCTGGAGTTGTTAGGCCGAGAGGAGACTTTGGGACGTCTAGAGGAGGCTATGAATGTGCTCGAGCGCTCGCAGGAAGGTTCCGTCAATGATGCTACCGCAGCCCAGGCATAG
- a CDS encoding prephenate dehydrogenase, producing MIMAASSHSPNGLPSMESFVVGIIGMGDMGKMYARRLSAAGWRILACDQEEKYEALREEFSGHNNITIHRNGHLVSRASDYVIYSVEAASIGRVVAQYGPSTKQNAIVGGQTSCKDPEIKAFEQHLPSDVDIVSCHSLHGPNVDPKGQPLVLIPHRTNNSSSLATVEAILKCFNSTKVILTAREHDRITADTQAVTHAAFLSMGKAWHASQEFPWEGARYVGGIENAKINLMLRIYAQKWHVYAGLAILNPEARKQIDQYARSTTELYKLMLEGRADELRKRVLAARDRVFGPEGAPKWEERPLLRDGLLDRFSLKPEGSGTGERQQILPNNHLSLLAMVDCWSALGIVPFDHMICSTPLFRLWLGVTEHLFRSPARLDEALRIAVEDNTFRSDDLEFTFAARGWAECVSLGHFDTWRERFIVTQRFFEPRFADAIKVGNEMVKAVLESSKD from the exons ATGATAATGGCAGCGTCGAGCCATTCTCCAAATGGGCTTCCATCCATGGAAAGCTTCGTTGTGGGAATCATTGGCATGGGCGACATGGGCAAAATGTATGCCCGAAGGCTCAGTGCTGCTGGATGGAG GATCCTGGCATGCGACCAGGAAGAAAAATATGAAGCTCTTCGGGAGGAGTTCTCTGGACAC AATAATATAACAATTCATCGCAACGGCCACCTGGTATCTCGAGCTAGCGACTACGTCATCTACAGTGTTGAGGCGGCATCCATCGGTCGCGTTGTAGCCCAGTATGGACCAT CCACCAAGCAAAATGCCATCGTCGGTGGCCAGACGTCCTGCAAGGATCCTGAGATAAAGGCTTTTGAGCAGCACCTCCCAAGCGATGTGGATATCGTATCATGCCACTCTCTCCACGGCCCAAATGTAGACCCTAAAGGACAGCCTCTG GTCCTGATACCACACCGTACCAATAACTCCTCCTCCCTAGCCACGGTCGAAGCCATCCTCAAGTGCTTCAACTCCACAAAGGTGATACTCACGGCCCGCGAGCACGACCGAATCACGGCCGACACGCAGGCCGTGACGCACGCCGCCTTCCTCTCCATGGGCAAGGCGTGGCACGCGTCCCAGGAGTTCCCCTGGGAAGGGGCGCGGTACGTCGGAGGCATCGAGAACGCAAAGATCAACCTGATGCTGCGAATCTACGCGCAAAAGTGGCACGTCTACGCCGGGCTGGCCATCCTCAACCCAGAGGCCCGCAAGCAGATAGACCAGTACGCTCGCTCCACCACGGAGCTGTACAAGCTCATGCTCGAGGGCCGGGCCGACGAGCTGCGGAAGCGGGTGCTGGCGGCGCGGGACAGGGTTTTCGGTCCCGAGGGCGCCCCAAAGTGGGAGGAGCGGCCGCTGCTCAGGGATGGGTTGCTGGACCGCTTCAGTCTGAAGCCCGAAGGCAGCGGAACCGGCGAGCGGCAGCAGATCCTGCCCAACAACCACCTCAGCCTGCTGGCCATGGTGGACTGCTGGAGCGCGCTGGGGATCGTGCCGTTCGACCACATGATCTGCTCGACGCCGCTGTTCCGGCTGTGGCTGGGCGTCACGGAGCACCTGTTCCGCAGCCCCGCGCGTCTGGACGAGGCGCTGCGCATTGCTGTCGAGGACAACACCTTCCGGTCTGACGACCTCGAATTCACCTTTGCCGCGAGGGGCTGGGCCGAGTGTGTGAGCCTGGGACACTTTGACACGTGGCGGGAGAGATTCATTGTCACGCAGCGCTTCTTTGAGCCGCGGTTCGCTGATGCCATCAAGGTCGGGAACGAGATGGTCAAGGCGGTGCTGGAGTCCTCCAAGGATTAG
- a CDS encoding alpha-tubulin suppressor protein Aats1, with the protein MDFAFALGSNGSGQLGIGHKEDISVPKPALFSSAAGELSANPTSPVVQVAAGGNHTLLLTQDGEIYSSGDPASGACGLKSATADSAGAGQPRPPVFHKIHVPAEQAAQSPGRLIAATWEASIITGPDEQGRRNRRVYSFGCGSKGELGQGPLIIRVPFAQPIANFPPPETEVVGLSACMGHVVAVLSNGDVYGWGNGRKGQLGAPEGIITEPRKIEGVPFKVAKAACGKEFTCLVGEPGSGDILVMGLDKWSVQSSAPNSVPGWRDLQASWGNIYVLQADGSILSWGRNDHGQLAPSELPKMSQIAVGSEHVVAIDEARQSVAAWGWGEHGNCGPQVQDDNSQGNTGWNVIASAKHIPPGSSITAIGSGCATSWIMIGKPSS; encoded by the coding sequence ATGGACTTCGCATTTGCCCTTGGATCTAACGGCTCAGGCCAACTGGGCATAGGTCACAAAGAAGACATCTCAGTCCCCAAGCCCGCCCTCTTCTCCTCTGCAGCAGGCGAACTTTCCGCCAACCCAACATCGCCAGTCGTCCAGGTCGCGGCCGGCGGAAACCACACTCTGCTCTTGACCCAGGacggcgaaatctacagctCCGGCGATCCAGCCTCTGGAGCATGCGGTCTCAAGTCAGCAACAGCAGATTCAGCCGGGGCAGGCCAACCACGACCGCCCGTCTTCCACAAGATCCACGTCCCCGCCGAGCAGGCAGCCCAGAGTCCGGGCCGCCTGATCGCCGCCACTTGGGAAGCGTCCATCATCACGGGGCCCGACGAGCAGGGCCGGAGGAACAGGCGCGTGTACAGCTTCGGGTGCGGCAGCAAGGGCGAGCTGGGGCAGGGCCCGCTCATCATCCGCGTCCCGTTCGCCCAGCCGATTGCAAACTTCCCACCGCCAGAGACCGAGGTCGTCGGACTGTCTGCGTGTATGGGCCACGTCGTTGCCGTGCTGAGCAACGGGGACGTCTACGGCTGGGGTAATGGGCGAAAGGGGCAGCTGGGTGCGCCGGAAGGCATCATCACCGAGCCTCGCAAGATTGAGGGTGTTCCTTTCAAGGTAGCCAAGGCTGCTTGCGGCAAAGAATTCACCTGCCTTGTGGGGGAGCCCGGCAGTGGAGATATCTTGGTGATGGGCCTGGACAAATGGAGCGTGCAATCTTCTGCACCGAATTCCGTGCCGGGCTGGCGAGACTTGCAGGCTAGCTGGGGTAACATCTACGTCTTGCAGGCCGATGGAAGCATACTCAGCTGGGGTAGGAATGACCACGGTCAACTCGCGCCATCAGAGCTGCCCAAGATGTCGCAGATCGCGGTTGGCAGTGAGCATGTCGTCGCCATAGACGAGGCACGTCAGAGTGTTGCTGCCTGGGGCTGGGGAGAGCATGGAAACTGCGGTCCTCAAGTTCAAGATGATAATTCACAAGGGAATACTGGGTGGAATGTCATCGCCTCCGCCAAACACATTCCCCCAGGCTCCTCTATTACAGCTATTGGTTCTGGATGTGCCACCAGTTGGATTATGATTGGAAAGCCTTCTAGTTGA
- a CDS encoding NADPH oxidase regulator NoxR, with protein MSLKQEIETWVTALGRYDNNEFEDALGEFDKISDTSKILFNMGVIHATLGEHEKAVECYQRAIKLDQYLAVAYFQQGVSNFLLGDFEEALANFNDTLLYLRGNTMIDYAQLGLMFKLYSCEVLFNRGLCYIYLQQKDAGLQDLNYAVKEKVVEDHNVIDDAIREEAEGYTVFSIPVGVVYRPNDAKVRNLKTKDYLGKARLVAASDRSNAFTGFAGSEIKNSGKADVKDDRPSDNISFAATNLVKPGLQSRARQQSEPPNSRNVFPPTPPPENDKQTMSRGASVRNGPKPMPAKLNIDKARPNDRYERTTSPQEQRSRAPSRAPSNAPSRGFSTREPPRRRPRSQEEEEGYLDDVYDNYGGGIGGGGGSIRGSRSQRRAPQQRYIEEEDEGSDFDDGSFDEGDFEMVSNRRPGTNSMSSSSRGQSRRPDIRNIKVKVHYTATDDTRMILIGMACEYSDFVEKIRNKFKIASRRSVRIKVRDDEDGGTMITMGDQDDLDMAIMASKSMARRERSDNGKMEVWIQDA; from the exons ATGTCGCTCAAGCAG GAGATAGAAACGTGGGTAACGGCCTTAGGCCGGTACGACAACAATGAGTTCGAGGATGCTCTTGGTGAATTCGACAAGATTTCGGATACCTCGAAGATCCTTTTCAACATGGGTGTGATCCATGCCACACTTGGCGAGCACGAGAAAGCC GTTGAATGCTACCAACGGGCCATCAAACTCGATCAGTACCTTGCTGTCGCCTACTTCCAGCAGGGTGTTTCAAATTTCCTGCTGGGTGACTTCGAGGAGGCACTCGCCAACTTCAACGACACCCTACTGTACCTCCGAGGCAACACAATGATCGACTACGCCCAGCTTGGTCTCATGTTCAAGCTCTACTCCTGCGAGGTTCTTTTCAATCGTGGTCTCTGCTACATCTACTTGCAGCAGAAGGATGCTGGTTTGCAGGATTTGAACTATGCTGTGAAGGAAAAGGTTGTTGAGGACCATAACGTCATTGACGACGCAATTAGGGAAGAGGCCGAG GGCTACACCGTCTTCTCCATTCCCGTTGGAGTTGTTTACAGGCCTAACGATGCGAAAGTTAGAAACTTGAAAACGAAGGACTACCTCGGAAAGGCACGGTTGGTGGCTGCGTCGGACAGGTCCAACGCCTTCACTGGATTCGCCGGTTCCGAGATCAAGAACTCGGGCAAGGCCGATGTCAAGGACGACAGGCCTAGTGACAACATCTCCTTTGCTGCCACGAACCTCGTTAAGCCTGGATTGCAGAGCAGGGCTCGGCAACAGTCGGAGCCACCGAACAGCAGGAACGTTTTCCCGcccacgccgccgcccgagAATGACAAGCAGACTATGAGCCGTGGTGCTTCTGTCCGCAATGGACCGAAACCAATGCCAGCCAAACTGAACATCGACAAGGCGAGACCCAATGACCGCTACGAACGTACCACATCGCCCCAGGAGCAACGTTCGAGGGCTCCCAGCCGGGCTCCTTCTAACGCACCGTCGCGAGGCTTCTCAACACGTGAGCCGCCGCGGAGGAGACCACGATCCCAAGAGGAGGAAGAAGGATATCTGGACGACGTCTACGACAACTACGGAGGTGGTattggcggtggcggcggcagcatcaGGGGCAGTCGGTCGCAACGCAGGGCACCTCAACAGCGGTATattgaggaggaggacgaaGGCAGCGACTTTGACGATGGATCCTTCGACGAGGGTGACTTTGAGATGGTATCCAACCGCCGTCCCGGCACAAACTCGATGTCGAGCTCATCACGAGGGCAGTCAAGGAGACCAGACATTCGCAACATCAAGGTCAAGGTGCATTACACAGCTACAGACGACACAAGGATGATTCTGATCGGAATGGCCTGCGAGTACTCGGATTTCGTCGAAAAGATCCGCAACAAGTTCAAGATTGCATCCCGACGCAGCGTTAGGATCAAGGTCCGCGACGACGAAGACGGCGGAACAATGATCACCATGGGTGATCAGGATGACCTGGACATGGCCATCATGGCCTCCAAGTCAATGGCCCGGAGGGAAAGGTCAGACAATGGAAAGATGGAG GTTTGGATTCAGGATGCATGA
- a CDS encoding superoxide dismutase copper chaperone Lys7, giving the protein MQTSKINWSQSKAQVRSSHLGASQTEPAPPRVASTSLVTWSSSTLLNGPRNHSAAPSAIVDAIQATGRDAILRGSGSSDSAAVSILETYQHLSVVETHEERAKRERQVRGLARMVQVSPEVTLVDLTVRGVSPGSYQVTIREYGNLTEGVESAGPVWAGSDRPATNPSANGAAKPRGFLGTVQVGKEGHGSVFMEASFQVWEIIGHAMIVSPHDEAASGGKILKNDADTVAGIVARSAGVWGNDKTVCACSGKTLWEERKDEIQKGMF; this is encoded by the exons ATGCAAACCTCAAAGATCAATTGGTCTCAATCGAAGGCACAGGTCCGTTCCTCTCATTTGGGGGCATCCCAAACCGAGCCAGCCCCTCCTAGGGTAGCTAGCACCTCTTTAGTCACTTGGTCAAGCTCGACTTTACTAAATGGGCCACGCAATCATTCAGCCGCTCCCTCAGCCATAGTAGACGCTATCCAGGCTACTGGAAGAGACGCCATCCTGCGCGGGTCTGGTTCGTCGGATA GCGCTGCTGTCAGCATACTCGAGACCTATCAGCATCTGAGTGTTGTTGAGACGCACGAGGAGAGAGCCAAGCGTGAGAGGCAAGTCAGGGGATTGGCCAGAATGGTCCAGGTCTCTCCCGAGGTGACGCTGGTGGACTTGACGGTGCGAGGTGTCTCGCCCGGATCATATCAAGTCACAATCCGCGAGTACGGGAACCTAACGGAAGGCGTCGAGTCGGCTGGTCCGGTCTGGGCCGGGTCCGATCGTCCCGCCACAAACCCTAGCGCCAACGGTGCCGCCAAGCccaggggctttttggggaCCGTTCAGGTGGGAAAGGAGGGCCACGGAAGTGTCTTTATGGAAGCCTCGTTCCAAGTCTGGGAGATCATCGGCCACGCCATGATCGTATCTCCGCATGACGAGGCCGCGAGTGGCGGAAAGATACTCAAGAATGACGCGGACACGGTTGCGGGTATCGTTGCCAGGAGTGCCGGCGTCTGGGGAAACGACAAGACAGTATGCGCGTGCTCAGGGAAAACATTATGGGAGGAACGCAAGGACGAGATTCAGAAGGGCATGTTTTAG
- a CDS encoding superoxide dismutase copper chaperone Lys7, variant yields the protein MGVNHPFQTLFAVHMTCDSCVKDVSDAVQKLGGITKVDANLKDQLVSIEGTAAPSAIVDAIQATGRDAILRGSGSSDSAAVSILETYQHLSVVETHEERAKRERQVRGLARMVQVSPEVTLVDLTVRGVSPGSYQVTIREYGNLTEGVESAGPVWAGSDRPATNPSANGAAKPRGFLGTVQVGKEGHGSVFMEASFQVWEIIGHAMIVSPHDEAASGGKILKNDADTVAGIVARSAGVWGNDKTVCACSGKTLWEERKDEIQKGMF from the exons ATGGGAGTGAATCATCCGTTTCAG ACGCTCTTTGCGGTGCACATGACATGTGACAGCTGCGTCAAGGATGTTTCAGACGCAGTGCAGAAGCTGGGTGGCATCACCAAAGTAGATGCAAACCTCAAAGATCAATTGGTCTCAATCGAAGGCACAG CCGCTCCCTCAGCCATAGTAGACGCTATCCAGGCTACTGGAAGAGACGCCATCCTGCGCGGGTCTGGTTCGTCGGATA GCGCTGCTGTCAGCATACTCGAGACCTATCAGCATCTGAGTGTTGTTGAGACGCACGAGGAGAGAGCCAAGCGTGAGAGGCAAGTCAGGGGATTGGCCAGAATGGTCCAGGTCTCTCCCGAGGTGACGCTGGTGGACTTGACGGTGCGAGGTGTCTCGCCCGGATCATATCAAGTCACAATCCGCGAGTACGGGAACCTAACGGAAGGCGTCGAGTCGGCTGGTCCGGTCTGGGCCGGGTCCGATCGTCCCGCCACAAACCCTAGCGCCAACGGTGCCGCCAAGCccaggggctttttggggaCCGTTCAGGTGGGAAAGGAGGGCCACGGAAGTGTCTTTATGGAAGCCTCGTTCCAAGTCTGGGAGATCATCGGCCACGCCATGATCGTATCTCCGCATGACGAGGCCGCGAGTGGCGGAAAGATACTCAAGAATGACGCGGACACGGTTGCGGGTATCGTTGCCAGGAGTGCCGGCGTCTGGGGAAACGACAAGACAGTATGCGCGTGCTCAGGGAAAACATTATGGGAGGAACGCAAGGACGAGATTCAGAAGGGCATGTTTTAG
- a CDS encoding 50S ribosomal protein L13: MSQTVGLTRLAYSRAWHHISASAPHQVLSTVKSPPEAVTPPSLGRLASRIATILMGKHKPIWDPSTDCGDYVVVTNCAALYTTGMKKYRKTYYRHNTRPGSLKSVTMDVLMDKFGGSEVLRKAVSGMLPKNRLRDKRLARLKAFEGEAHPYKRNIVRFGDKTVGRPGWEEAVKAIRAADMNRL, translated from the exons ATGTCACAGACAGTCGGCCTG ACCCGGCTCGCCTACTCGCGCGCATGGCACCACATCTCCGCCTCGGCGCCTCACCAAGTCCTCAGCACCGTCAAGTCGCCGCCCGAGGCCGTGACGCCCCCTTCGCTGGGCCGCCTGGCCTCGCGTATCGCCACGATCCTGATGGGCAAGCACAAGCCGATCTGGGATCCTTCGACAGACTGCGGTGACTACGTGGTTGTGACCAATTGCGCGGCCCTGTACACGACGGGCATGAAGAAGTACCGCAAGACCTACTACCGGCACAACACGAGGCCCGGCTCGCTCAAGTCGGTCACCATGGACGTCCTGATGGACAAGTTTGGCGGCTCTGAGGTCCTGAggaaggccgtcagcggaaTGCTGCCTAAGAATAGACTCAGGGACAAGAGGCTGGCCAGGCTTAAGGCGTTTGAGGGAGAGGCACACCCGTACAAGAGGAACATAGTGAGGTTTGGTGACAAGACTGTCGGCAGGCCTGGGTGGGAGGAGGCTGTTAAGGCCATTCGCGCTGCTGATATGAACAGGTTATAA
- a CDS encoding uricase: MPSLSAARYGKDNVRVYKVHRNAETGQQSVTEMTVCCLLEGEIDASFTKADNSVVVATDSIKNTIYIKARETPVNPPELYASILGQHFIDTYPHIHTAHVDVIVHRWTRMTIDGQPHPHSFFRDGQETRTVGAVVRRGSGLALRSGIAGLSVLKSTGSAFHGFVRDEFTTLPETWDRILSTDVDCGWSWKSFPDLDAVKAIVPKFDQAWEDARSITMKTFATDDSASVQATMYKMCEQILEAAPEVEKTDYSLPNKHYFEVDLSWHKGLANTGKDAEVYVPQSGPNGLIKCEVSR; encoded by the exons ATGCCTTCACTATCTGCAGCCCGGTACGGCAAGGACAATGTCCGCGTCTACAAGGTTCACAGGAATGCAGAGACGGGACAGCAGAGCGTCACAGAGATGACCGTATGCTGCCTGCTGGAGGGCGAGATCGACGCATC CTTCACAAAGGCCGACAACAGCGTGGTCGTTGCCACCGATTCCATCAAGAACACCATCTACATCAAGGCCCGGGAAACCCCCGTGAATCCTCCGGAGCTCTACGCCTCCATTCTGGGCCAGCACTTTATCGACACGTACCCGCACATTCACACGGCCCACGTCGACGTGATCGTGCACCGCTGGACCCGCATGACTATCGACGGCCAGCCGCACCCGCACTCCTTCTTTCGGGACGGGCAGGAGACCCGCACCGTCGGCGCCGTGGTCCGCCGCGGCTCTGGCCTCGCCCTCCGGAGCGGCATCGCGGGTCTGTCGGTGCTCAAGAGCACGGGCTCGGCCTTCCACGGCTTCGTGCGCGACGAGTTCACCACCCTGCCCGAGACGTGGGACCGCATCCTCTCGACCGACGTCGACTGCGGCTGGTCGTGGAAGTCCTTCCCGGACCTCGACGCCGTCAAGGCCATCGTGCCCAAGTTCGACCAGGCCTGGGAGGACGCCAGGTCCATCACCATGAAGACGTTTGCTACTGACGATAGCGCCTCGGTCCAGGCCACCATGTACAAGATGTGTGAGCAGATCCTCGAGGCTGCACCCGAGGTCGAGAAGACGGACTACTCGCTGCCAAACAAGCACTACTTTGAAGTTG ACCTCAGTTGGCACAAGGGTCTGGCAAACACAGGAAAGGATGCCGAGGTTTACGTGCCTCAGTCGGGGCCCAATGGTCTCATCAAGTGCGAGGTTAGCCGCTAA